A part of Paraburkholderia largidicola genomic DNA contains:
- a CDS encoding NAD(P)/FAD-dependent oxidoreductase — MTADVVIVGAGIVGAACAAELSARGLRVTVLDAQGIGGGATAAGMGHIVVMNDSPAEFALSRYSRDLWLALAPQLRTRDAFARCCTLWVAADAEELDAAREMHAAFTAQDVAAQLLDERALYDCEPSLAPGMAGGLLIGHDSIVYAPSAAQWLLTQSPGAARIDLRLHAQAVAVDAQHVTLSNGERVGGAHIVVANGLQARELVRGLPLQPKKGHLLITDRYPGFIRHQLLELGYIKSAHHATGTSVAFNAQPRPTGQLLIGSSRQFDTTDAAVEMPVLAQMLQRAARYLPELPTLNGIRAWTGFRAASPDGMPLIGPAGSAAPGVWLAVGHEGLGVTTSLGTAQLLAAQITRTASVIAVDPFLPARFELGACHV, encoded by the coding sequence ATGACGGCGGATGTCGTGATCGTCGGCGCGGGTATCGTCGGCGCGGCGTGCGCGGCGGAACTCTCCGCGCGTGGGTTGCGCGTGACGGTGCTCGACGCGCAGGGTATTGGCGGCGGCGCGACGGCGGCGGGCATGGGGCATATCGTCGTGATGAACGACTCGCCGGCGGAGTTCGCGTTGAGCCGTTATTCGCGCGACTTGTGGCTGGCGCTTGCCCCGCAGTTGCGAACCCGCGATGCGTTCGCGCGCTGCTGCACCCTGTGGGTCGCAGCCGACGCCGAAGAACTCGACGCCGCGCGCGAGATGCACGCTGCCTTCACCGCGCAGGACGTCGCGGCGCAACTTTTAGACGAACGCGCCTTGTACGATTGCGAGCCGTCGCTCGCGCCGGGCATGGCGGGCGGCTTGCTGATCGGGCATGACAGCATCGTCTATGCGCCATCCGCTGCGCAATGGCTGCTCACGCAATCGCCGGGCGCTGCGCGCATCGACTTGAGGCTGCATGCGCAAGCCGTGGCCGTCGATGCGCAGCACGTCACACTGTCGAATGGCGAGCGTGTCGGCGGCGCGCACATCGTCGTCGCGAATGGACTGCAGGCGCGCGAACTCGTGCGCGGCTTGCCGTTGCAGCCTAAAAAAGGCCACTTGCTGATCACCGACCGCTACCCTGGTTTCATCCGCCATCAACTGCTCGAACTCGGCTATATCAAGAGCGCTCATCACGCGACAGGAACATCCGTCGCGTTCAACGCGCAACCGCGCCCGACAGGACAACTGCTGATCGGCTCCTCGCGCCAGTTCGACACCACCGATGCAGCCGTCGAAATGCCCGTGCTCGCGCAGATGCTGCAACGCGCGGCGCGTTATCTGCCCGAGTTGCCGACGCTCAACGGCATTCGCGCATGGACGGGTTTTCGCGCGGCATCGCCGGATGGCATGCCGTTGATTGGCCCAGCAGGCAGCGCGGCGCCTGGCGTGTGGCTCGCTGTCGGCCATGAAGGACTGGGCGTGACGACGTCGCTGGGGACCGCGCAGTTGCTCGCCGCGCAGATCACCCGGACAGCGTCTGTCATTGCCGTCGATCCGTTTCTGCCAGCGCGTTTCGAGTTGGGGGCATGTCATGTCTGA
- a CDS encoding NAD(P)/FAD-dependent oxidoreductase, which yields MQSYYEATVERPVRPAPAGNLSANVCIVGGGLAGLSTALGLAERGVRDVVVVEANQVGYGASGRNGGFVFGGYSLDCADLLKILGPARARELYALTIDAVDLMRARIQRYAIACDATDAGAILANWFDDPSRLDGQRRLMKDTFGVEWEPLDAAELGARLKTTRYHGGLFERNAFHFHPLKYVLGVARAAEAAGVRIVEQSPVASLRRQGAGYVVGTAQGSIDARHVVMAGGGYARNVYRRVERAVLPIATYVMATEPLGARLADAIDCRCAVYDTRFAFDYYRPLPDSRILWGGRISILEREPEAIARLLRRDLLKVYPQLRDVRIDHAWGGLMSYARHKMPQIGQSPDGVWYAVGFGGHGMAPTTVSGELLAAAIAGERPVPEAFAAFGLTHTFGALGLAAAQLTYTAMQTRDALADRPRRAG from the coding sequence ATGCAAAGCTACTACGAAGCGACTGTCGAACGGCCCGTGCGCCCCGCACCGGCTGGCAACCTGAGCGCGAACGTCTGCATCGTCGGCGGCGGGCTGGCGGGCCTGTCGACGGCGCTCGGACTGGCCGAGCGCGGGGTGCGCGACGTCGTCGTGGTCGAAGCGAACCAGGTCGGCTATGGCGCGTCGGGTCGCAACGGCGGATTCGTGTTCGGCGGCTACAGTCTCGACTGCGCGGACCTGCTGAAGATTCTCGGCCCGGCGCGGGCGCGCGAACTGTACGCGCTGACGATCGACGCCGTCGACCTGATGCGCGCGCGCATCCAGCGCTACGCGATCGCCTGCGACGCGACGGACGCGGGCGCGATCCTCGCAAACTGGTTCGACGACCCATCACGCCTCGACGGCCAGCGCCGTCTGATGAAGGACACGTTCGGCGTCGAATGGGAGCCGCTCGACGCCGCCGAACTCGGTGCGCGGCTGAAGACCACGCGTTATCACGGCGGCCTGTTCGAGCGCAATGCGTTTCACTTTCATCCGCTGAAGTACGTGCTCGGAGTCGCGCGCGCGGCGGAGGCGGCCGGCGTGCGGATCGTCGAGCAGTCGCCTGTCGCGTCGCTGCGCAGGCAAGGCGCCGGGTATGTGGTCGGGACGGCTCAAGGATCGATCGACGCCCGGCATGTCGTGATGGCGGGCGGCGGCTATGCGCGCAACGTGTACCGGCGCGTCGAGCGCGCCGTCCTGCCGATCGCGACCTACGTCATGGCGACCGAGCCGCTCGGCGCGCGGCTCGCCGACGCGATCGACTGCCGTTGCGCCGTCTACGACACGCGCTTCGCGTTCGACTACTACCGGCCGTTGCCCGACTCGCGCATTTTATGGGGCGGACGCATCTCGATCCTGGAGCGGGAGCCCGAGGCGATTGCGCGGTTGCTGCGCCGCGATCTGCTGAAGGTGTATCCGCAGTTGCGCGACGTGCGCATCGATCATGCGTGGGGCGGCCTGATGAGCTACGCGCGGCACAAGATGCCGCAGATCGGCCAGAGCCCGGACGGCGTCTGGTACGCGGTAGGTTTCGGCGGACATGGGATGGCGCCGACGACGGTATCGGGCGAATTGCTTGCGGCGGCGATCGCGGGCGAGCGACCCGTGCCCGAAGCGTTCGCGGCCTTCGGTCTCACGCACACCTTCGGCGCGCTGGGCCTCGCTGCGGCGCAACTGACCTACACGGCGATGCAGACGCGCGATGCGCTCGCGGACCGTCCGCGGCGCGCAGGCTGA
- a CDS encoding dihydrodipicolinate synthase family protein, with product MAHIWEGVLPAVTTKFNADFSIDRAWTGKNIEAQIDAGVDGIIVCGSLGEASTLSLDEKLQVLDVAVEASRGRVPVLLTIAENSTLDGCRQAEAGAKRGAAGYMVLPGLRYLSDRRETLNHFRMVADASPLPLMIYNNPLAYGVDMTPEMFAEIADEKKIVAIKESCGDVRRVTDLINEVGDRYAILCGVDNLAMEAILMGAHGWVAGLVCAFPHETVAIYKLLKAGRLEEARAIYRWFAPLLALDVSAKLVQNIKLAEAIVGLGTEPVRPPRLPLAGDERKAVETLIRRAIEARPALPKL from the coding sequence GTGGCGCATATCTGGGAAGGCGTATTGCCCGCAGTCACCACCAAGTTCAACGCGGATTTCAGCATAGACCGCGCATGGACCGGCAAGAATATCGAGGCGCAGATCGACGCGGGTGTCGACGGGATCATCGTGTGCGGCTCGCTCGGCGAGGCGTCCACGCTTTCCCTCGATGAAAAGCTGCAGGTGCTCGACGTGGCCGTCGAAGCCTCGCGCGGCCGCGTGCCCGTGCTGCTGACGATCGCCGAAAACAGCACGCTCGACGGCTGCCGCCAGGCCGAAGCGGGCGCGAAGCGCGGCGCCGCGGGCTATATGGTGCTGCCAGGCCTGCGCTATCTGTCGGACCGCCGCGAGACGCTGAACCACTTCCGCATGGTCGCCGACGCCAGCCCGCTGCCGCTGATGATCTACAACAATCCGCTCGCGTACGGCGTCGACATGACGCCGGAGATGTTCGCCGAGATCGCCGACGAGAAGAAGATCGTCGCGATCAAGGAATCGTGCGGCGACGTGCGGCGCGTGACCGATCTCATCAACGAAGTCGGCGACCGCTATGCAATTCTGTGCGGCGTCGACAATCTGGCGATGGAAGCGATCCTGATGGGCGCGCATGGCTGGGTCGCGGGGCTGGTGTGCGCGTTCCCGCACGAGACGGTCGCGATCTACAAGTTGCTGAAGGCGGGACGGCTGGAAGAGGCGCGCGCGATCTATCGCTGGTTCGCGCCGTTGCTGGCGCTCGATGTATCGGCGAAGCTCGTGCAGAACATCAAGCTGGCGGAAGCGATTGTCGGCCTTGGCACGGAGCCCGTGCGTCCGCCGCGGCTGCCGCTCGCCGGCGACGAGCGCAAGGCCGTCGAAACGCTGATCCGCCGCGCGATCGAAGCGCGTCCGGCTCTGCCGAAGCTGTAA
- a CDS encoding TetR/AcrR family transcriptional regulator, translating to MKKGSRAIAPEHNETPKESSEPRRKYDPEETKRNILEVATQEFSSMGLTGARVDAIAERTNTTKRMLYYYFGSKEGLYEAVLEKVYGDIRALEQDLKVSDMSPVDGLRSLVEFTFDYHDKHRDFVRLVTIENIHGAKYIEQVKTFKNRNATVIHTIEDLLARGVASGDFRDDIDPIDLHLLISSLCFHRIANRHTFGNAFGRDPSHSRLRARHRAMIVDATLRFVKR from the coding sequence ATGAAAAAGGGAAGCCGAGCTATCGCGCCCGAGCATAACGAGACCCCGAAAGAATCCTCCGAACCACGGCGCAAATACGATCCCGAAGAGACGAAGCGCAACATCCTCGAGGTGGCCACGCAGGAGTTTTCGTCGATGGGACTCACGGGTGCGCGGGTCGACGCGATTGCGGAGCGCACCAACACCACGAAGCGCATGCTGTACTACTACTTCGGCAGCAAGGAAGGGTTGTACGAGGCCGTGCTCGAGAAAGTGTATGGCGATATTCGCGCGCTCGAGCAGGATCTGAAGGTCAGCGATATGAGCCCTGTTGACGGGCTGCGTAGTCTCGTTGAGTTTACGTTTGACTATCATGATAAACATCGCGATTTCGTGCGACTCGTGACGATCGAGAATATTCACGGCGCTAAATATATCGAGCAGGTCAAGACCTTTAAGAATCGTAATGCGACTGTCATTCACACGATTGAAGATCTGCTTGCGAGAGGCGTTGCTTCAGGGGATTTTCGTGACGATATCGATCCGATTGATCTGCATCTGTTGATCAGTTCGTTGTGCTTTCATCGGATTGCCAATCGGCATACGTTTGGGAATGCGTTTGGGCGGGACCCTTCTCATTCAAGGCTCAGGGCGCGGCATCGCGCGATGATTGTTGATGCTACGTTGAGGTTTGTTAAGCGGTAG
- a CDS encoding response regulator transcription factor — MRIAILQRDLVQGKLLEKIIVQAGHSCVVYDDGLTLSKVLARSTVDLLILDWHALRLSGTDVLKAVRSVGGERMPVMFASVDGSEESVVRAFVLGADDYATLPVRHAEFRERLSALLRRAYPERYGKDSFDVGPYHFDTRRQLVTLRGSPVQLSGTQYRLASLFFSNIGRVLSRDHIFAMVWGREFREVTRTIDSHVSRLRMLLEIEPHNDFRLQPVYKSGYRLLHLRVNDTAAVPHAEAA, encoded by the coding sequence ATGCGTATCGCCATTCTTCAGCGTGACCTCGTGCAGGGTAAGTTGCTGGAAAAAATCATCGTTCAGGCTGGCCACAGTTGCGTCGTGTACGACGACGGCCTGACGCTCTCCAAGGTGCTCGCCCGCTCGACGGTCGATCTGCTGATTCTCGACTGGCACGCGCTGCGTCTGTCGGGCACGGATGTGCTCAAGGCGGTCCGCTCGGTAGGCGGCGAGCGCATGCCCGTGATGTTCGCGTCGGTGGATGGCTCGGAAGAAAGCGTCGTGCGCGCGTTCGTGCTGGGCGCCGACGACTACGCCACGCTGCCCGTGCGGCATGCCGAGTTTCGCGAGAGGCTGTCCGCACTGCTGCGGCGCGCGTATCCGGAACGCTACGGCAAGGACAGTTTCGACGTCGGCCCGTATCACTTCGACACCCGCCGCCAACTGGTCACGCTGCGCGGCTCGCCGGTGCAGTTGTCAGGCACGCAGTACCGGCTGGCGTCGCTGTTCTTTTCGAACATCGGCCGCGTGCTGTCGCGCGATCACATCTTTGCGATGGTCTGGGGCCGCGAGTTCCGCGAGGTGACGCGCACGATCGACAGCCACGTGTCGCGCCTGCGCATGCTGCTGGAGATCGAGCCGCACAACGATTTCCGTCTGCAGCCCGTGTACAAGAGCGGCTATCGGCTGCTGCATCTGCGCGTGAACGACACCGCCGCTGTGCCGCATGCAGAGGCGGCCTGA
- a CDS encoding 4-hydroxyproline epimerase, producing MSAMKTLNVIDSHTGGEPTRLVVSGGPDLGGGTLAQRLDVFRARFDDWRAGIVTEPRGSDVVVGALLCEPDRKECAAGVIFFNNVGYLGMCGHGTIGLVVSLAHMGRIGPGRHLIDTPVGIVEATLNADLSVSVRNVPAYRYRKDVSVDVPGFGQLTGDIAWGGNWFFLVADHGRTLDASNIPELTQFSSTIRDALIAADITGANGALIDHIELFGPGSREGIDSRSFVLCPGNAYDRSPCGTGTSAKVACLADDGKLAAGTVWRQESIIGSVFDASYAEGGTQDGVATVIPTITGHAHIMAESRLCFDERDPFAWGIRTV from the coding sequence ATGAGTGCCATGAAAACCTTGAACGTCATCGATTCGCACACGGGCGGTGAACCGACCCGCCTCGTGGTGTCCGGCGGCCCCGACCTCGGCGGCGGCACGCTCGCGCAACGGCTCGACGTGTTTCGTGCGCGCTTCGACGACTGGCGCGCGGGCATCGTCACCGAGCCGCGCGGCTCGGATGTGGTGGTCGGCGCGCTGTTGTGCGAACCGGATCGCAAGGAATGCGCGGCAGGCGTGATCTTCTTCAACAACGTCGGCTACCTGGGCATGTGCGGACACGGCACGATCGGCCTCGTGGTGTCGCTGGCGCATATGGGACGCATCGGGCCGGGCCGGCATCTGATCGACACGCCCGTTGGCATCGTCGAGGCGACGCTCAACGCCGATCTCAGCGTGTCGGTGCGCAACGTGCCCGCGTACCGGTATCGCAAGGACGTGAGCGTCGATGTGCCCGGCTTCGGTCAGCTGACGGGCGATATCGCGTGGGGCGGCAACTGGTTCTTTCTCGTCGCGGACCATGGCCGCACGCTGGACGCGTCGAACATTCCCGAACTCACGCAGTTCAGTTCGACGATCCGCGACGCGCTGATCGCAGCGGACATCACGGGCGCGAACGGCGCGCTGATCGACCACATCGAACTGTTCGGACCGGGCTCGCGAGAAGGCATCGACAGCCGCAGCTTCGTGCTGTGTCCCGGCAACGCGTACGACCGCTCGCCGTGCGGCACGGGCACGAGCGCGAAGGTCGCGTGTCTCGCTGACGACGGCAAGCTCGCGGCGGGAACGGTGTGGCGGCAGGAGAGCATCATCGGCAGCGTGTTCGACGCGAGCTATGCGGAAGGCGGCACGCAGGACGGCGTGGCGACCGTCATTCCGACCATCACCGGGCACGCGCACATCATGGCCGAGAGCCGCCTTTGCTTCGACGAACGCGATCCGTTCGCGTGGGGCATCCGCACGGTATGA
- a CDS encoding AraC family transcriptional regulator, with amino-acid sequence MNTFASTLDALDALDSGEASLAGMLSHFALLEPVFDAMPDIVFFVKDAQARYALVNRTLVSRCGFKEKEKLLGKTAEDVFPSRFGRIYTAQDKAVIHVGNQMVDQLELHLYPGRQPGWCLTCKQPLRDAAGRVVGLAGISRDLRADESSHPAYSRLATVVQYLQENYVQPLNLKQLAAMADMSVAQLERYFHKVFHLTPRQVLLKTRLDAATALLVSHDKVTDVAALCGYTDHSAFTRQFKATVGVTPTEYRMLLHGTSRN; translated from the coding sequence ATGAATACGTTCGCTTCTACGCTCGATGCCCTCGACGCGCTCGATTCGGGTGAGGCGTCGCTGGCCGGGATGCTTTCGCATTTCGCGCTGCTCGAGCCCGTCTTCGATGCGATGCCCGATATCGTGTTCTTCGTGAAGGACGCGCAGGCGCGCTACGCGCTCGTCAATCGGACGCTGGTGTCGCGCTGCGGATTCAAGGAGAAGGAAAAGCTGCTTGGCAAGACGGCGGAAGACGTGTTTCCGAGCCGCTTCGGCCGCATCTACACCGCGCAGGACAAGGCGGTGATTCACGTCGGCAATCAGATGGTCGATCAGCTCGAACTGCATCTGTATCCGGGCCGGCAGCCCGGCTGGTGCCTGACCTGCAAGCAGCCGTTGCGCGACGCAGCGGGGCGCGTGGTCGGGCTGGCGGGCATTTCTCGCGATCTGCGCGCCGATGAAAGCAGCCACCCGGCTTATAGTCGGCTCGCGACGGTCGTGCAGTATCTGCAAGAGAACTATGTGCAGCCGCTCAACCTCAAGCAGCTTGCCGCGATGGCCGACATGTCGGTTGCGCAGCTCGAACGGTATTTTCACAAGGTGTTTCATCTGACGCCGCGCCAGGTGTTGCTGAAGACCCGGCTCGATGCGGCCACGGCACTACTCGTATCGCACGACAAGGTCACCGATGTCGCCGCGCTGTGCGGCTATACGGATCACAGCGCGTTCACGCGGCAGTTCAAGGCCACCGTTGGCGTGACGCCGACCGAATACCGGATGCTGTTGCACGGTACCTCGCGCAACTAA
- a CDS encoding FAD-dependent oxidoreductase, whose protein sequence is MNGQHFDVVVVGAGPAGLAAACEAAKGDARVAMLDDNPRAGGQVWRNGPAHPPSDDLAALLHEIQTKGNVTLTSATRVIAPLDKGRLLVESAEPGGACIGYDRLILATGARELLLPFDGWTLPGVTGAGGLQALIKGGVPVRGERIVIAGSGPLLLASLATARAAGARVVAVVEQASLASVARFGVSLAATPAKLAQAFQLTHGFAGLRYLTSSVVRAAQGSGRVERAIVERAGGRRETIDCDRIACGYGLVPNTTLARALGCATRADGAIAIDEAQRTSVANVFAAGECVGVGGMELARVEGRIAGLAAVGVEQGDCVVQLQRERARWQRFAARVESAFALRDHARQLPADDTLLCRCEDVSVGEVRAHASWRDAKLHTRCGMGACQGRICGGAVEALFGWDVTQMRPPVHPAQIATLMLAADEDTAAR, encoded by the coding sequence ATGAACGGCCAACACTTCGATGTCGTCGTCGTCGGGGCGGGACCGGCGGGCCTCGCGGCCGCTTGCGAGGCGGCGAAAGGGGACGCTCGCGTCGCCATGCTCGACGACAATCCTCGTGCGGGCGGTCAGGTATGGCGCAATGGCCCCGCGCATCCGCCATCGGATGACTTGGCTGCGCTTCTGCATGAGATCCAGACGAAGGGCAACGTGACGCTCACGTCTGCGACACGCGTTATTGCGCCGCTCGACAAAGGGCGTCTGCTGGTCGAGTCAGCGGAACCGGGCGGCGCGTGCATTGGCTACGACCGCCTGATTCTCGCCACGGGCGCGCGTGAGCTGCTGTTGCCGTTCGACGGCTGGACGTTGCCCGGTGTAACGGGCGCGGGCGGCTTGCAGGCGTTGATCAAGGGCGGCGTGCCTGTGCGCGGCGAGCGCATCGTGATCGCGGGCAGCGGTCCGTTGCTGCTCGCGTCGCTCGCGACCGCGCGCGCCGCGGGCGCGCGGGTCGTGGCCGTGGTCGAGCAGGCGTCGTTGGCGTCGGTGGCGCGCTTCGGCGTGTCGCTTGCGGCAACGCCCGCGAAGCTCGCGCAGGCGTTTCAATTGACGCACGGCTTTGCAGGACTCCGTTATCTGACATCGAGCGTAGTGCGCGCGGCACAGGGTAGTGGACGCGTCGAGCGCGCGATCGTCGAACGCGCGGGTGGACGCAGGGAGACGATCGATTGCGACCGCATCGCTTGTGGCTACGGCCTCGTACCGAATACGACACTCGCGCGCGCGTTGGGCTGCGCAACGCGCGCCGACGGTGCAATCGCTATCGACGAAGCGCAGCGCACGTCCGTCGCTAACGTCTTCGCAGCGGGCGAGTGTGTGGGCGTCGGCGGGATGGAGCTTGCGCGGGTAGAGGGGCGGATTGCGGGCCTTGCCGCCGTGGGCGTCGAGCAGGGCGACTGCGTCGTGCAACTGCAACGGGAACGCGCGCGCTGGCAGCGTTTCGCGGCGCGCGTCGAGTCGGCATTCGCGTTGCGCGACCACGCGCGCCAACTGCCCGCCGACGATACCTTGCTCTGCCGTTGCGAAGACGTATCGGTCGGCGAGGTCCGCGCGCATGCAAGCTGGCGCGACGCGAAGCTGCATACGCGTTGTGGAATGGGCGCGTGCCAGGGGCGCATCTGCGGCGGTGCGGTGGAGGCGTTGTTTGGCTGGGATGTGACGCAGATGCGGCCGCCTGTCCACCCGGCTCAAATCGCCACGCTGATGCTTGCAGCCGATGAGGATACGGCCGCGCGTTGA
- a CDS encoding (2Fe-2S)-binding protein codes for MSEAVLPRVRLTIDGQPVEIEQGVTIAAALAVCGGSAYGTRASVTGEPRAPMCGMGVCQECRVTVDGRMHVLACQTVCRDGQIVQTTRPR; via the coding sequence ATGTCTGAAGCGGTTCTTCCACGCGTTCGCCTGACGATCGACGGCCAGCCTGTCGAGATCGAGCAGGGCGTCACCATCGCCGCTGCGCTGGCAGTGTGCGGTGGGAGCGCATACGGCACGCGTGCGTCCGTCACTGGCGAGCCGCGTGCGCCGATGTGCGGCATGGGCGTGTGCCAGGAATGCCGCGTCACGGTCGATGGACGCATGCATGTGCTCGCCTGTCAGACCGTGTGCCGCGACGGCCAGATCGTGCAAACAACGAGGCCGCGATGA